A window from Limanda limanda chromosome 14, fLimLim1.1, whole genome shotgun sequence encodes these proteins:
- the LOC133019199 gene encoding diacylglycerol O-acyltransferase 2-like, whose product MTEVKSPRKVFIEYLSTLKLVMTFLFLGVACYILFVYLMFTSLWPISTLYLIWLVMDWHTPERGGRRTTFVRKWKLWEHVRDYFPIKLVKTAELNPNKNYILGYHPHGIMGAGAFTCFGTDSCGISEAFPGIRPCLAILAGLFRIPFFRDYIMSAGLYPVSKKSLGHLLTKSGKGNAVVIVIGGAAESLASTPGINTVLVKQRKGFVRVALEFGADLVPVYAFGENELFKQVIFPARSLRRRIQDLFKNIMGFAPCLFAGEHFVILPYRIPVITVVGSPIPVPKRVAPTEEEVDHYHRIYIEALCKLFHEHKVSCGLPESQKLQII is encoded by the exons ATGACTGAAGTAAAAAGTCCACGGAAGGTGTTTATAGAGTATTTAAGTACTCTGAAGTTGGTAATGACCTTTCTTTTCTTAG GAGTGGCTTGTTATATCTTGTTCGTGTATCTCATGTTTACCTCGCTGTGGCCAATCTCCACTCTGTACTTGATATGGCTGGTGATGGACTGGCACACTCCTGAAAGAG GGGGCAGGAGGACAACATTTGTGAGGAAGTGGAAACTGTGGGAGCATGTCAGAGACTATTTCCCCATCAAA TTGGTAAAGACAGCCGAGTTGAATCCGAACAAAAACTACATCTTGGGCTACCATCCACATGGCATCATGGGCGCTGGAGCGTTCACCTGCTTCGGCACAGATAGCTGCGGAATCTCAGAGGCGTTTCCTGGGATTCGACCGTGCTTGGCTATACTGGCCGGGCTCTTCAGGATACCATTCTTTAGGGATTACATAATGAGCGCAG GCCTTTATCCAGTCAGCAAAAAGAGCCTTGGCCACCTTCTTACGAAGAGTGGCAAGGGAAATGCAGTGGTGATTGTGATAGGGGGCGCTGCTGAGTCCCTGGCCTCCACTCCTGGAATTAACACAGTGTTAGTAAAGCAGAGAAAGGGATTTGTCAGGGTGGCCCTGGAGTTTGG GGCGGACCTGGTGCCTGTTTACGCCTTTGGGGAGAATGAACTCTTCAAGCAGGTGATTTTCCCGGCGCGAAGTCTAAGACGCAGGATACAGGACCTGTTTAAAAACATTATGGGTTTTGCCCCATGTCTATTTGCCGGTGAGCACTTTGTGATCCTGCCTTACAGGATTCCCGTCATCACTGTGG TGGGAAGCCCCATTCCAGTCCCAAAGCGGGTCGCACCTACCGAGGAAGAAGTTGACCACTATCACAGAATTTACATTGAGGCCCTGTGCAAGTTATTCCATGAACACAAGGTCAGCTGTGGCCTCCCTGAGAGTCAAAAGCTGCAGATCATTTAG